A window of Schistocerca cancellata isolate TAMUIC-IGC-003103 chromosome 1, iqSchCanc2.1, whole genome shotgun sequence genomic DNA:
tgaacacaaagaaaacaaatggtAAACACTTCAGCATAAACAGGGAAGACAACTACATTGCATTAAGCATAGATGATAAATCTACAGACTGTGCAACAAACACAAAGCTGTAAAGGATGAATATTGATTGTCAATCCTTACTGCAAGTGAGTACATCTACCAATATGTTGTGCATACTGGGGAGAACATTACTAAGTACTTCACtaatacttttacacataatcatgaAAGAAGAGCCAGTTTGGCGTTACATTTGCACCCCGTTCTCCCCCCAAAAAATTGTATGAGAAGCTACACATGGAGACAAAAAGATTACTAAAAGATATCTGTTTAAAGGGGCAGCTAAAACGTTCATAAGTAATGTATACTGAACAATTAGAGATTACTTAGAGGTCTCACAACATAGTGGTTAATACAAAAATGGGAAACCAACACCCTATCACATTACAATACACGACCACGATTTAAGCTTTTATAAGAAAATCGTATCAAGAGCTATTACGCATGATAGTAATGTCTTATTCTCCTGAGTTTGATGTCTCATTCATCATGGAGagttgctgactcagtttttcaggtagcttgaaaaagggggggggggggggacacaggcaTGCATGGAGCATAGTTACACATATATGGGCCTGAAGTCAGTTTTCTGAACAGACTGGAGTTAGTACAAGGGGCACAGCAACATGTTCATGGTCCATGGGTCGCCAACAGGCATCTTTAGTGTGTGCAGGATTGAACTGCAAAACTGTTTTATATTAAAAGTTACCTGgagaaaactgtgtgcaaatcAAAGAACAATAGGCAACATGGACCATATAGGTGATGCAGTGCAACCGGTAAGACACTCATCCCATATTTGGGAGGATGGAGTTTGCTTTGTCTGGCCACCCTCATTTAAGTTATCTGTGCTTttcataaatcacttcaggcaactgCCAGGATGTTCCTTCATCAAGGCTATGGCTAACCAAGTATCTGATTCTAATAAAAACATACTTTTATGTTCTGTATGTCCATAAAGTTTCAACTATTTGTTTTCACTGTATTATGATGACAAATCTTATATCATTGTGACAGGATCCCTGAATAAATtagtaaatacacaaataaatatatttacaatggcTGATTCTATTTACCAATATCATATTTTGTATCTTGACAATGAGCCAAGCAGCTGCCTGTTTCAGTAAAAAGACATCAAGCATCTTGCAACCTGTTGTGTCATAATTAGACCAGACAGCAAAACAATCCGTTACAACAAAAAAGGAGTcaccacaaaaatattttcagGTTTTCAAGAACATTCTGATAATAGAAGTTttaaaattaacatattttatcTTAGGGTCCACGTAGACATCAAAGTAAAACGTAAAAAGTAGTTATACTTCTGTTATAGAAATTTACTACCAATAGTAATCATGtgaaaataatgattttttaatATTACTAATGTTAAACCTTTTCTACAATATAATTAAGTGTTTTACATCTACAAAATGTAGATCAGGTTAATGTAGACAGATCTGGTATATCCAAGGCAGGGAATTGGATTCATACTTGTATAACTGTTTATCAAATTGTGTAACACAAATCACATGATGTGTCTCCTTGAACCTCACATACCAAAGACTAGTCAAGGGTTATCATAAAGATATGATGTATCAGCTGAACCTTAAACGACACAGCGGAAAAGTAAACTGTTTGTTAATGTGATTCTCATTTTTGGTACCAACAAACTGGCACTTAGCAACCAACAagagtgtatttatttttttattctttttacttACAAATGCAACATTTATAACCACATATAAAGCACAAAGCAAATGTTTAACAAGGTTTTACttcactttttctctttttttgtactGAACAACACAATAACACAACATAAAACTAAAAACTACACTCATTCTTTGGCAATACACACTGAAGTGGAAGAGTTTGCTCACTTCATATGGCATGTCTCGTGTAATACAGTTTATGAGTAATTTAAATTAAAGAGCTGGTAAATAATAAAGGCCTATCTTAACCACCTTTGTTGGTTAAATAATTTTTTGATCTATTTGGAACTGTCCACATTAACAGCAAAGAAAGACATAAGCAGAAAAGAACATTTATTTATAGTTGTTTATTAAAAAGCATGAAGATTTCACATTCTATAGATGCAGCTTCAGTAAGACATTGCCTACGACTTCACTGTACCAGCTACTTTCTCCATGAAGTCTGCCATTTTTATATCACGATGGCTGACACCATTAACATCGTGAGATGCCAGTGTAACTTGTACTTTATTGTAGACATTAAACCATTCAGGATGATGATCCATCTTCTCTGCCAAGAGTGCAACACGAGTCATGAAACCAAATGCCTGTATGACAGATTATGAAAGATTATATAACAAAAAACAGGACAACCATATCAGGTAGAAAGGTGTACGGACTAAGAAGATGACACGGGAGATATGAAATAATGTTGTTACATCTATCTACAAAAAACCATATTTTACTCAGTAATAATCTTGGGATAAAATcaatgttttatattttctccacaaCTATGTGACAGTAGGATAAATGGTTGAcaaaagaaggaggaggaggaggaggaggaggaggaggaggaggaggaggagtattcACAGAAAAATTCAACTGATTTGTGAACATTTGAAAAGAGACAACATATCTTTTCTTTCTAGaatgaaaaatttctttttcaggCACTAGCAATGTACAAAATAATCTGGAAAAAGCTACAGGTAAATACATCTGAATTCAGCAAATCTATATGGGATTGATAATTGAGAAGTAATGATAAGAACGGAAATGCACATTAGATTTAACGTCCCACTGACAAGGTGACTTTTTTCTTTAggtgatagacacacaaaaaaatcaaaacCTGGGTGGCCAGAAGTGCATTTGAATGCTATTCCTATCAAATTCAAATATAGTGTCCCTATCACTTCactgaacacattaaaaaaaatagttcagtGATATATCTTACACTTTTTCATCACATAAAGCTCTTGATATTCTAATGATGAagtgattctccccccccccccccccccctccccaatgaatGGCACAGCAAATGAAATTTCAAGAAATACTGAGTGCCTTAATATGACAGGATTATTACTTATGGCAAATAAAGTATGCAAGTCCAAAACATGGCTGGCTGTAATGCTGTCAAAGACAAAAGAACGAACTCACAAATTGTACATATCAACATGGGCATAGTCTCAAAATCCTATGTTAAGATCATTGTAAAACCCTAAATTTCACAAATATCATTCATGTGTGAGCACTGATTTTGTACTCAAACTTAAGCTTGTTTAAATTAGTTCATTATAGCCACACGGAATAACACTTGAGTGCAATATACATTCAGGCACAAACTATTAATTCCTCAAAAAATGCCATAatcattttctgtaacaaaaaccATTTCCATAGTGGAACAATCCCCACTCGAAGATGATATACCAAACAAATCAGGTTCATTTCAAAATATTTGCTATCATAATGGGCTTGTTCAAAAATTTATTGAAATGTGTGGCCTGAGGTGCCTTATGGAACTTGGCAACTGACATGCCAGCACAACTCACCCAGCATGCCCTAGAGGATAATTCTGTGTCTAatgtcaactaggtcatttattACTTTTTAATCTATTTTACAATCTCCTCCCACAGTATATTGCTAAATTCAAGAGAAATTATTGAAAGTTGTGAAAAACACAGTAGTCTGAGATGGTGTACCTAAAGTAAATATTCCTCTTAGCTGCACGGAAAGTAGTGATGGTCACTTTAAAGATGCATGGCAAATACTAATGTATTTTAGTTCTAAATATTTTCTATGGTTGCGtgcaattattttctttgaaagaCAATCAAATGTAAGAAGTGATTATTATTCTACcaatagaaaataaaagaaatttatggaacttTTTATTTACTAGGCTAAATTTAGCTGGCATAAGTAAAAATAGCACTAAGCAATATAGTGATAGTTGACTGTTAGTACGGTCTACAGAGtaaatttgtatttttcatttgttcCTGTTAATGTATAATTTGGCCAGTTACACGTTCCATcatgttgtttcttcttcttcttcttcttcttcttcttcttcttcttcttcttcttcttgatggGATCTATGGAATATGATTCAAGAATGTGTATGTCTTGCACacgtctttttattttttgttttgctttagggtgtaAAAAACAACTGAGGCCATACACACTCAAGTCAAAACTATggaacacgaacacagagaggagttaaacaacTATATGTCAgccccaatggacagaataggagacagctaaaaacaggtatgtggaaaaagggctaaaaaacacCAGACAGGAattgaggtccaaaactaaaaattaaatggccttcgccatattgcttcggcggataaaaagtaaactgtggtcgacagcccgcgcgtcattcgctaaaatggctgataaatcagacggcagACCAAAGCtggaacgtaaatggttaaaaaaaagggcattcccgcaggaagtggcagacagttaaaatttgggcgcaatgtgtacaaagtggtggggtagtgccacttagcaaatgatgatggctaaaaaggcagtgcccaatatgcagccaagttaaaataatctcctcccagtGGGAGGGCTGAGAGGAAGTTGTCCAAGAAGCTGGGAGGGGCTTAATAGGCcgaagcttattcccatgaagggaggaccattggcaatgccaaagggt
This region includes:
- the LOC126183973 gene encoding probable pterin-4-alpha-carbinolamine dehydratase isoform X2, yielding MSGKLTEEERTQVLQPLLEKGWKVTENRDAIAKDFLFNNFNEAFGFMTRVALLAEKMDHHPEWFNVYNKVQVTLASHDVNGVSHRDIKMADFMEKVAGTVKS